In Desulfonatronum sp. SC1, a single genomic region encodes these proteins:
- a CDS encoding Fe(3+) ABC transporter substrate-binding protein: protein MSLQKGTKTIFLTLPLLVLSLIFPAVQSAHAAEVNIYSARQEHLIKPLLDEFSAQTGITTNLLTGEGPALLERLRSEGRNSPADVLITVDVGNLVAAKQAGVLQATRSAVLEENIPAQYRDDEGHWYGLSSRARIIYYDPERIDSTKITTYEALADPALGKVICVRSSSNIYNQSLVASMIAHHGVEQTEAWVRGFVNNFARRPQDNDTAQIRSVASGECAVGIANSYYFGRLLASEDPADQDVTAKVSVMWPNQDDRGAHMNLSGGGVTQSARNIDEAVKLLEFLSSQQAQDIYARDNNEYPVNPQVRPSGPVVRMGEFKADDLNLSLIEKFNAEAVRVMDRAGWR, encoded by the coding sequence ATGTCGCTTCAGAAAGGAACAAAAACCATATTTCTCACCCTGCCCTTGCTTGTCCTGTCCTTGATCTTTCCCGCGGTCCAGTCGGCGCATGCCGCGGAGGTCAACATCTATTCCGCGCGGCAGGAGCATCTGATCAAGCCGCTTCTGGACGAGTTTTCAGCCCAAACCGGAATCACCACCAATCTGCTCACCGGCGAGGGCCCCGCGCTTCTGGAACGGCTGCGCAGTGAAGGCCGCAACAGCCCCGCGGACGTGCTGATCACCGTGGACGTCGGCAATCTGGTGGCCGCGAAGCAGGCCGGCGTCCTGCAGGCGACCCGCTCCGCAGTGCTGGAGGAGAACATCCCGGCCCAGTATCGCGACGACGAGGGGCATTGGTACGGTCTCTCCTCGCGAGCCCGGATCATTTACTACGACCCGGAACGGATCGATTCCACGAAGATCACCACTTACGAAGCCCTCGCCGACCCGGCACTGGGCAAGGTGATCTGCGTGCGCAGTTCCTCCAACATCTACAACCAGTCCCTGGTGGCTTCGATGATCGCCCACCACGGCGTGGAACAAACCGAAGCGTGGGTACGGGGATTCGTGAATAATTTCGCCCGTCGGCCCCAAGACAACGACACCGCGCAGATCCGTTCCGTGGCCTCCGGCGAGTGCGCCGTGGGCATTGCCAACAGCTACTATTTTGGACGCCTTCTAGCTTCCGAAGATCCGGCGGACCAGGACGTTACAGCCAAGGTGAGTGTGATGTGGCCCAACCAGGATGATCGCGGAGCCCATATGAACCTCAGCGGCGGCGGGGTGACGCAAAGCGCCCGGAACATCGACGAAGCCGTGAAGCTCCTGGAGTTTCTCTCCAGCCAGCAGGCCCAGGACATCTACGCCCGGGACAATAACGAGTATCCGGTCAATCCCCAGGTCCGACCCAGCGGTCCGGTGGTCCGGATGGGCGAGTTCAAGGCCGACGACCTGAATCTGTCCCTGATCGAAAAATTCAATGCCGAGGCCGTGCGGGTCATGGACCGCGCCGGTTGGCGCTAA